The genomic DNA TTTAAAAAAGTTAAAGAGGAGATGGGTGAATTTAAGCAGGCATTAAAAAATGGAAATGTAAAGGCAATGTTCATTTCAAGATTCCACTACATAGAAAGAGAACTCATAAAAAACGGAAAAGACCTTGGCACCACTTCGTTAGATGAAATGGAAAAACTATGGGGGTCCGCCAAGAAGATTGAAAGAGGTAAAAGACAATAATTTTAAGATGTTATCACCTTTTCCCAACAACTTGTGGATAACTTGTTATTAACATTATGGAAATGAAATCTGATAACACAGAAAACAATACTAGTCTTCATATTGTCTATTTTTTAATCACCGTATTAATAGTAATATCAATTGGTTAAATTATCAATTGAAAATGGCTATTATTGACTGCCACTGTAAACTTTTTAATCTATGCACCTCTTTCTAACCCTTGTTTTTAAACCACTTGGGGCAGCAATCCTCTATCAGATGTTGACTTGAAATGGGTTACAGCAGACACCCTTACAAACAACCTGAAAAATAAGCATCTATAAGCCATAGTGCCAGCAAGCCTAATTCTGGAAACATTATCAAACGCTATATATGGTTAGAGTCTTTAAAAATACTAACCCGGCAGGTATTTATTCCTATAAACCCTTTTTTTAATTATATCCAGAAAGAATTTGAGTTCAGGACTCTTGAAAATAAAGACCCAAAAAAGGAATGTAAATACTCCAAGAATAATAGTAAGGAACAGTGTCAAAGACCTTTCTAATATAATGCCTTCCATGTTCCAGAGCCATGATGACAAGGAATAAACAACTATACCCATAATGAGTGAGGCAATGCTGACCTTTAGAAAAGAATAGATTATATCCCTTGCACCTATTCCTCCCAGTCTCTTTCTTAAAACCAGAAAAAGAAGGATAAAGTTAAGCATTGATGAAAGGGCTGTTGCAAGGGCAAGTCCACCATGTAAAAGAGGCTTCATAAGTATCAATGCCATGATTACATTAAAAAAAAGTGTAATAACAGCAATAATTACAGGTGTTAGTGTATCCTTTAAGGAATAAAATGCAGATGCAACAATCCTTGCACCTGAAAAAGAGGCAAGTCCAAGGGCATAAAAATAAAGGGCAAATGCAGTTCCATATGTAGATTCCTGCGAGAATTCCCCCCTCTGAAAAAGGATATTGACTATAGGCACACCTAAAATTATAAGTCCGACCGTTGCTGGTATTGATATGAAGATTACAAGCCTTATGGCAAAAGAAAGGGACTGCTTAAATTTAAGCCAATCCTTTTTTGCAGCATGTTCAGATAAAGATGGTAATGATGCAGTGGCAACTGCTACGCCAAATATACCAAGTGGAAACTCCATTATCCTGTCTGCGTAATAAAGGTATGAAACGCTCCCTTCCGGAAGTTGAGAGGCAAACCGTGTTGTTATGAATATACTTATCTGATATACTGCAACACCCAGAGTGGATGGCAGCATAAGAAGGAGTATATTTTTTATGGCAGGGTTTGAAAAGTCAAAATTTAAGCGAGGAAGCAT from Deltaproteobacteria bacterium includes the following:
- the murJ gene encoding murein biosynthesis integral membrane protein MurJ, translated to MTEEKRIAKAAGIVGSATLVSRILGFVRDAVIAYIFGAGRDADAFFVAYRISNLLRRLVGEGALTVSFIPIFTEELAKGSKDKARKLVSTAFTFFPIILIILTVLGIIFSKWIFEIISPGFADTPEKLELTISLAKWMFPFLFFISLSALAMGVLNSLKHFTAPAFSPIWFNVSVILSAFFLASQMTEPVYALAIGVVLGGLLQFVYQLPYLKRFDMLPRLNFDFSNPAIKNILLLMLPSTLGVAVYQISIFITTRFASQLPEGSVSYLYYADRIMEFPLGIFGVAVATASLPSLSEHAAKKDWLKFKQSLSFAIRLVIFISIPATVGLIILGVPIVNILFQRGEFSQESTYGTAFALYFYALGLASFSGARIVASAFYSLKDTLTPVIIAVITLFFNVIMALILMKPLLHGGLALATALSSMLNFILLFLVLRKRLGGIGARDIIYSFLKVSIASLIMGIVVYSLSSWLWNMEGIILERSLTLFLTIILGVFTFLFWVFIFKSPELKFFLDIIKKRVYRNKYLPG